A segment of the Cohnella algarum genome:
GCGGTTCATGTAGGTTCTCCTCCTCTTTGTATCCGTTCCTTCCTTTGGAAGGCGGCGGCCCTATTCCAAACAATAAGCCTGGATGCGTTCCCGGATCCGGCCGTCGATGCCGAATTCGGCTTCCAGGTAGCGGTCGAACGTTTCGTATGCGGTCACGATGCTGTTCATCGAGGCATCCAGGTAACGCTCCCGCAGCTCCATGGCGCTTTGCAGCGCCAGCAAATCGGCTTCGGAGACGAAGGGAGCGATTTTTTCGTACATTTCCCGATTAAAATCCGCCAGCGTTACGTTCGATAACAAATAATCTTCCATGACGGTCTCGTAAGGGACGCCCAGCGTAAGCAGAATGAGCATGCTGCCGACTCCCGTGCGGTCCCGGCCGCCGGCGCAGTGGTGGACGAGCGGCAGGCTCGTCTCCGGCGTTTTCAGCAGCTCCATCAACCGCCGATAGGAAGCGTTGTTGATCGGCAGCCCGGCGTAAAGCCGGAGCAGCATATCTTCCGTGAACGTCTTGTGCAGGCCGCTCGCGAACATTTGCTCGATGGTCACATGCGGCGCATCCTCGGCGGCCTCGTTCGCCGGAATTCTCGTGTTGACCGCCTGTCCGATGACCGGATCGGGCTTCAGCTCGGCTTCGCCGCGATTGCGGTAATCGAACACGTTGCGGAAGCCGATCGCTTCCAGGCGCCGCATATCTTCGGGCGTCAGCCCGGTCAGCTCGGCGGCGCGGAACAAAAGGCCTTTCTTGACGGTGCGGCCGTCCGCCGCGCGGAGTCCGCCCATGTCCCGAAAGTTGTGGGCGCCCTCCAGGAGCAGAAGGCAAGGTGGCATAGGCATTAGCGTATTCGACATTGGCAAGGACTCCTTAAGGGAAAATAGTTCGTTCAGTGCTGCGCGGCAAGAGCGGCAATCGGAAAGCGGAAGTACTCGGCGTTGGAGGTCGGGAGCACGACCGTTTGCACGGCCAGTCCTTCTTCGTTTACGGTGACGACGTTATAGCCGGAGAAGTCGACCATCCGGTAATGCTCCTTGTCCGCCATTTCGCCGCTGAACGCGGTGCCCGTGGCGGCAACGTTCAGGATGCCTTGTTGAACGCCGACATTGTTCGAATGCACGTGCCCGGCCAACACGCCGACGACGTCCGTCCCCGAAATGGCCTTCAGGATTTCATCGCGATTTTCCATCAGATGATCGCCCGGCATGCCGATTACGCCCATCAGCGGATGGTGCAGGGCGATGATCGTGCCTTTCGGAGCCGGCGTTTCAAGCTGAGCTTTCAGCCACGCCAGCTGCTCCTCGTCGATCCTGCCGTTGTGCTTGCCGGGGATCTGGGAGTTCAAGCCGATCAGGCGCAGCCCCTGGATGTCGTGTGCGTAGTAGTAAGGCTCTTCGGTCGGCAGTTCGCCCAGAAAGCCCGAGCGGAACGCGGGGCGGTGATCGTGATTGCCGAGAACGACGTAGACCGGGGCGCCGATCAGAGCGGAGCCTTCGTCCAGGAGCGTGCGAATGTAGGCGTAATCCTCGGCATCGCCTTCATGCGCGAGGTCCCCGGTAATGACGACGAACTCAGGGGCGACGCCCGTCTCCTGCAGGTGCCGGAACGTCATCTTTACCTTGTCGGCCAGGTTGAATTTGGCGAGCAGCCCGTCTTTGCCGGGAGCGTTCATATGCGTGTCGGTCAGGTGAACGAATTTCATGGTTTCCATCAGCAGGTTCCCTCCGAAAATGATTTTGGCAATCTTGTATACAACCATTATTTATCTTGTATGTAAATGGGGTATAAACGAATATTCGAGGTTTTGTAAAAAAAGAGCGCAAAAAAAGCCCTCGAAGCGTCCGCTTCGAGGGCTCGAACAAGATGGGAAAGGAGGCGAATCGGCAATTCCGCGATGTCGGGCTTTGCGTAAGGGGGGGCGATTTGTCGCGGTTATGCGGTAGGAATCCGGCTGCTCAGTACTTCTTCCCGCGATTTTCGTTTGGACTCCAGGATGGCGGCTTTCGCCGCTTGGAAGTTTCCTTCTGTCAAGTGAAGGTAAATTTCCGAGTATAGTTTTTTTCCGGTGTACGGCCGGTTGGATCCTTTCGTCGACCGGTGCGCCACGACGAAGAACAGAATTTTATCCTTATAGCGGTTAAACGTCTCTTGAATCACCCGATTTTCGATCGTCCCCAGCAGGCTGCCCATGAACATCAGGCCGGACTCGTAGTATTCCCTGTATTTCTGTTTTTCGCTCGCTTCGATAATTTTGTCCAGGTACATCCGCAACGC
Coding sequences within it:
- a CDS encoding tyrosine-protein phosphatase; the encoded protein is MSNTLMPMPPCLLLLEGAHNFRDMGGLRAADGRTVKKGLLFRAAELTGLTPEDMRRLEAIGFRNVFDYRNRGEAELKPDPVIGQAVNTRIPANEAAEDAPHVTIEQMFASGLHKTFTEDMLLRLYAGLPINNASYRRLMELLKTPETSLPLVHHCAGGRDRTGVGSMLILLTLGVPYETVMEDYLLSNVTLADFNREMYEKIAPFVSEADLLALQSAMELRERYLDASMNSIVTAYETFDRYLEAEFGIDGRIRERIQAYCLE
- a CDS encoding metallophosphoesterase family protein, whose protein sequence is METMKFVHLTDTHMNAPGKDGLLAKFNLADKVKMTFRHLQETGVAPEFVVITGDLAHEGDAEDYAYIRTLLDEGSALIGAPVYVVLGNHDHRPAFRSGFLGELPTEEPYYYAHDIQGLRLIGLNSQIPGKHNGRIDEEQLAWLKAQLETPAPKGTIIALHHPLMGVIGMPGDHLMENRDEILKAISGTDVVGVLAGHVHSNNVGVQQGILNVAATGTAFSGEMADKEHYRMVDFSGYNVVTVNEEGLAVQTVVLPTSNAEYFRFPIAALAAQH
- a CDS encoding GntR family transcriptional regulator, with protein sequence MPALSLAEFAYQEIRQKLLNGEYLPGTLLSENELANGLGMSRTPLRDAVMQLEKDGFVETLFKRGILVKQIDIMEVFDIFELLTALYIYALDYMEEYHYKVDLNALRMYLDKIIEASEKQKYREYYESGLMFMGSLLGTIENRVIQETFNRYKDKILFFVVAHRSTKGSNRPYTGKKLYSEIYLHLTEGNFQAAKAAILESKRKSREEVLSSRIPTA